A single region of the Sus scrofa isolate TJ Tabasco breed Duroc chromosome 16, Sscrofa11.1, whole genome shotgun sequence genome encodes:
- the EFCAB9 gene encoding EF-hand calcium-binding domain-containing protein 9, with product MKLKEGSFLWYLYLDKLYCLLSVRNVKALVEYFYLLDVHRKKTLNDVLFYHFLHHVTNLKRNQITIVFNMLDWNAVGEIGFDQFYMLVCILLARENHLEEQFIFRHSRPVFELLDLDGELKIGPANFHMYNFLFNIKKQQLRELYHDFDITGDRLLNYKEFKLFTIFSMDKYQERQKAEREKEEKAVLKKVSHQANVSHKRVFSDLKV from the exons ATGAAACTGAAGGAAGGATCGTTTCTGTGGTACCTCTATCTGGACAAACTCTACTGCTTATTATCCGTGAGAAACGTGAAGGCCTTGGTGGAGTATTTTTACCTGCTTGATGTGCACCGCAAGAAAACTTTGAATG ATGTGCTATTCTACCACTTCCTGCATCATGTGACTAACTTGAAACGGAACCAGATCACAATTGTGTTTAACATGCTGGACTGGAATGCTGTGGGCGAGATTGGTTTTGACCAGTTCTACATGCTGGTTTGCATACTCCTGGCACGGGAG AACCACCTGGAGGAGCAATTTATTTTCCGTCATTCCCGGCCTGTTTTTGAGCTGCTTGACCTGGATGGGGAGCTGAAAATTGGTCCAGCCAACTTCCACATGTACAACTTTCtcttcaatattaaaaaacagcAACTCAGAGAGCTCTACCATGACTTCGACATCACAGGGGACCGC CTTCTTAATTACAAGGAATTTAAGCTGTTTACTATCTTCTCTATGGACAAATACCaggagaggcagaaagcagagagagagaaggaggagaaggctGTGCTCAAAAAGGTGTCACATCAAGCTAATGTGAGCCACAAGAGAGTCTTTTCGGATTTGAAAGTATAA